In one Tessaracoccus palaemonis genomic region, the following are encoded:
- a CDS encoding beta-galactosidase — protein MTSMPWPGGIAYGGDYNPEQWPRHVWREDVALMREAGVNLVSVGIFSWALIETSEGVFDFAWLDEIIDLLHTNGISVDLGTPTASPPAWFFATYPEARAVNADGVPMGFGARGMASHSSPAYRAAATRIAGELARRYADHPAVVMWHIHNEYGVPVGEDFSDASKLAWREWLQARHGDLDGLNAAWGTAFWSQHYGSWEHVGVPATAPSVINPGMLLDWARFTDHQLRECFIAERTAIREHATQPVTTNFMANQHGGCDLWAWAREVDIVSDDHYLWAADEEAEIGLAIAADLTRSVGGGNPWILMEHSTSAVNWQPRNIAKRPGEMARNSLSHLGRGADGILFFQWRAGRSGAEKFHSAMLPHAGTESRVFREVVDLGAKLGRLAEVRGSRVVSQAAILWDYESHWAQGLEWRPSEDLGALERTRAYYERLWRDGITIDFAHPDQDLSAYPLVIAPAQYLLTLEQAAKLNAYVEAGGTLVVSYFSAVVDENDRVHEGGFLRPLEPALGVWVEEHLPMREHAVGAVELDGYQLNVDVWQEHLVVTGADIVGTYTAGPGRGLAAVTRNAHGSGTGWYVSTRPDAEGLRAVMQRVYADAGIVPLDLPRGVEAVTRRGESADYLVAINHSEATVEIPAEGTDLLTGDAVAGLLTLPGGGVAVVRV, from the coding sequence ATGACTTCCATGCCCTGGCCCGGTGGGATCGCCTACGGAGGCGACTACAACCCCGAGCAGTGGCCCCGCCACGTGTGGCGCGAGGACGTCGCGCTGATGCGCGAGGCCGGCGTGAACCTGGTGAGCGTCGGCATCTTCTCCTGGGCCCTGATCGAGACCTCCGAGGGGGTCTTCGACTTCGCGTGGCTCGACGAGATCATCGACCTGCTGCACACCAACGGCATCAGCGTCGACCTCGGCACCCCCACCGCCTCCCCGCCCGCCTGGTTCTTCGCCACGTACCCCGAGGCGCGGGCCGTGAACGCCGACGGGGTCCCGATGGGCTTCGGCGCGCGCGGCATGGCGTCGCACTCGTCCCCGGCCTACCGTGCCGCCGCCACCCGCATCGCGGGAGAGCTGGCGCGCCGCTACGCCGACCACCCCGCCGTGGTCATGTGGCACATCCACAACGAGTACGGCGTGCCCGTCGGCGAGGACTTCTCCGACGCCTCCAAGCTCGCCTGGCGCGAATGGCTGCAGGCCCGCCACGGCGACCTCGACGGCCTCAACGCCGCCTGGGGCACCGCCTTCTGGAGCCAGCACTACGGGTCCTGGGAGCACGTGGGCGTCCCCGCCACCGCACCGTCGGTCATCAACCCTGGCATGCTGCTCGACTGGGCGCGATTCACCGACCACCAGCTGCGCGAGTGCTTCATCGCGGAGCGCACGGCCATCCGCGAGCACGCCACGCAGCCCGTCACCACCAACTTCATGGCGAACCAGCACGGCGGCTGCGACCTGTGGGCGTGGGCCCGCGAGGTCGACATCGTCTCGGACGACCACTACCTGTGGGCGGCCGACGAGGAGGCCGAGATCGGGCTGGCCATCGCGGCAGACCTGACGCGCTCCGTCGGCGGCGGCAACCCGTGGATCCTGATGGAGCACTCCACGTCGGCGGTGAACTGGCAGCCGCGCAACATCGCCAAGCGACCGGGCGAGATGGCCCGCAACTCTCTGTCGCACCTGGGCCGCGGCGCCGACGGCATCCTGTTCTTCCAGTGGCGCGCAGGCCGCTCCGGGGCGGAGAAGTTCCACTCGGCGATGCTGCCGCACGCGGGCACGGAGTCCCGCGTGTTCCGCGAGGTCGTCGACCTGGGCGCCAAGCTCGGCAGGCTCGCCGAGGTGCGCGGCTCCCGCGTCGTCTCGCAGGCCGCGATCCTGTGGGACTACGAGTCGCACTGGGCCCAGGGCCTCGAGTGGCGTCCCTCCGAGGACCTCGGCGCCCTCGAGCGCACCCGCGCCTACTACGAGCGCCTGTGGCGCGACGGCATCACCATCGACTTCGCGCACCCCGACCAGGACCTCAGCGCGTACCCGCTGGTCATCGCGCCGGCGCAGTACCTCCTCACCCTCGAGCAGGCCGCGAAGCTCAACGCCTACGTCGAGGCCGGAGGCACGCTGGTCGTGTCGTACTTCTCCGCCGTCGTCGATGAGAATGACCGGGTCCACGAGGGCGGCTTCCTGCGGCCCCTCGAGCCGGCGCTGGGCGTCTGGGTCGAGGAGCACCTCCCCATGCGCGAGCACGCCGTCGGCGCCGTCGAGCTCGACGGGTACCAGCTGAACGTCGACGTGTGGCAGGAACACCTCGTGGTGACCGGCGCCGACATCGTCGGCACCTACACCGCTGGCCCCGGCCGCGGCCTGGCAGCCGTGACCCGGAACGCGCACGGCAGCGGCACCGGCTGGTACGTCAGCACGCGTCCCGACGCAGAGGGCCTGCGGGCCGTCATGCAGCGCGTCTACGCCGACGCGGGCATCGTTCCGCTCGACCTGCCGCGCGGCGTCGAGGCCGTCACGCGACGCGGCGAGTCGGCCGACTACCTCGTCGCGATCAACCATTCCGAGGCCACCGTCGAGATCCCTGCCGAGGGGACCGACCTCCTGACCGGGGACGCCGTCGCCGGTCTCCTCACCCTGCCGGGCGGCGGCGTCGCCGTCGTCCGGGTTTGA